A genomic window from Serinus canaria isolate serCan28SL12 chromosome 4A, serCan2020, whole genome shotgun sequence includes:
- the TIMM8A gene encoding mitochondrial import inner membrane translocase subunit Tim8 A: MDPPSAAGLGGADPQLQRFIEVETQKQRFQQLVHQMTELCWEKCMDKPGPKLDSRAETCFVNCVERFIDTSQFILNRLEQTQKSKSAFSESLSD, from the exons ATGGACCCGCCGTCCGCCGCCGGGCTGGGCGGGGCCGACCCCCAGCTCCAGCGCTTCATCGAGGTGGAGACGCAGAAACAGCGCTTCCAGCAGCTGGTGCACCAGATGACCGAGCTCTGCTGG GAGAAGTGCATGGACAAGCCGGGCCCCAAGCTGGATAGCCGGGCCGAGACGTGCTTCGTGAACTGCGTGGAGCGCTTCATCGACACGAGCCAGTTCATCCTGAACCGGCTGGAGCAGACGCAGAAGTCCAAGTCGGCCTTCTCGGAGAGCCTGTCCGACTGA